A genomic window from Camelus ferus isolate YT-003-E chromosome 9, BCGSAC_Cfer_1.0, whole genome shotgun sequence includes:
- the NQO1 gene encoding NAD(P)H dehydrogenase [quinone] 1 isoform X2 has product MSVRKALVVLAHSERTSFNCAMKEATVEALKRKGWEVIVSDLYAMNFNPVISRKDITGKLKDPGNFQYPAESVLAYKEGRLSPDIVAEQKKLEAADLVIFQNKKAVLSITTGGSSSMYSLQGIHGDMNIILWPIQSGTLHFCGFQVLEPQLTYGIGHTPEDARIQILEGWKKRLENIWDETPLYFAPSSLFDLNFQAGFLMKKEVQDEQKNKNFGLSVGHHLGKPIPADNQIKARK; this is encoded by the exons ATGTCTG TCAGGAAAGCACTGGTGGTACTGGCGCACTCAGAGAGGACGTCCTTCAACTGTGCTATGAAGGAGGCCACTGTAGAGGCTTTGAAGAGGAAAGGATGGGAGGTCATTGTGTCGGATCTGTATGCCATGAACTTCAATCCTGTCATCTCCAGAAAGGACATCACAG GTAAACTGAAGGACCCCGGGAACTTTCAGTATCCTGCCGAGTCTGTTCTAGCTTATAAAGAAGGCCGTCTGAGCCCGGATATTGTGGCTGAACAAAAGAAGCTGGAAGCGGCAGACCTGGTGATTTTTCAG AATAAGAAGGCAGTGCTTTCCATCACCACTGGTGGCAGCAGCTCCATGTACTCTCTGCAGGGTATCCACGGGGACATGAACATTATTCTCTGGCCCATTCAG AGTGGCACTCTGCATTTCTGTGGCTTCCAAGTCTTGGAACCTCAGCTGACGTATGGCATTGGCCACACTCCCGAGGATGCCCGAATTCAGATCCTGGAAGGATGGAAGAAACGCCTGGAGAATATTTGGGATGAGACGCCGCTGTATTTTGCTCCAAGTAGCCTCTTTGACCTAAACTTCCAGGCAGGATTCTTAATGAAAAAGGAGGTGCAGGATGagcaaaaaaataagaattttggcCTTTCTGTGGGCCATCACTTGGGCAAGCCCATCCCAGCGGACAACCAGATCAAAGCTAGAAAATAA
- the NQO1 gene encoding NAD(P)H dehydrogenase [quinone] 1 isoform X1, whose protein sequence is MSVRKALVVLAHSERTSFNCAMKEATVEALKRKGWEVIVSDLYAMNFNPVISRKDITGKLKDPGNFQYPAESVLAYKEGRLSPDIVAEQKKLEAADLVIFQFPLQWFGVPAILKGWFERVLIGEFAYTYTAMYDKGPFRNKKAVLSITTGGSSSMYSLQGIHGDMNIILWPIQSGTLHFCGFQVLEPQLTYGIGHTPEDARIQILEGWKKRLENIWDETPLYFAPSSLFDLNFQAGFLMKKEVQDEQKNKNFGLSVGHHLGKPIPADNQIKARK, encoded by the exons ATGTCTG TCAGGAAAGCACTGGTGGTACTGGCGCACTCAGAGAGGACGTCCTTCAACTGTGCTATGAAGGAGGCCACTGTAGAGGCTTTGAAGAGGAAAGGATGGGAGGTCATTGTGTCGGATCTGTATGCCATGAACTTCAATCCTGTCATCTCCAGAAAGGACATCACAG GTAAACTGAAGGACCCCGGGAACTTTCAGTATCCTGCCGAGTCTGTTCTAGCTTATAAAGAAGGCCGTCTGAGCCCGGATATTGTGGCTGAACAAAAGAAGCTGGAAGCGGCAGACCTGGTGATTTTTCAG TTCCCACTGCAGTGGTTTGGGGTCCCTGCCATCCTGAAAGGCTGGTTTGAACGCGTGCTCATAGGGGAATTTGCTTACACGTATACTGCCATGTATGACAAGGGACCTTTCCGG AATAAGAAGGCAGTGCTTTCCATCACCACTGGTGGCAGCAGCTCCATGTACTCTCTGCAGGGTATCCACGGGGACATGAACATTATTCTCTGGCCCATTCAG AGTGGCACTCTGCATTTCTGTGGCTTCCAAGTCTTGGAACCTCAGCTGACGTATGGCATTGGCCACACTCCCGAGGATGCCCGAATTCAGATCCTGGAAGGATGGAAGAAACGCCTGGAGAATATTTGGGATGAGACGCCGCTGTATTTTGCTCCAAGTAGCCTCTTTGACCTAAACTTCCAGGCAGGATTCTTAATGAAAAAGGAGGTGCAGGATGagcaaaaaaataagaattttggcCTTTCTGTGGGCCATCACTTGGGCAAGCCCATCCCAGCGGACAACCAGATCAAAGCTAGAAAATAA
- the NQO1 gene encoding NAD(P)H dehydrogenase [quinone] 1 isoform X3, which yields MSVRKALVVLAHSERTSFNCAMKEATVEALKRKGWEVIVSDLYAMNFNPVISRKDITGKLKDPGNFQYPAESVLAYKEGRLSPDIVAEQKKLEAADLVIFQSGTLHFCGFQVLEPQLTYGIGHTPEDARIQILEGWKKRLENIWDETPLYFAPSSLFDLNFQAGFLMKKEVQDEQKNKNFGLSVGHHLGKPIPADNQIKARK from the exons ATGTCTG TCAGGAAAGCACTGGTGGTACTGGCGCACTCAGAGAGGACGTCCTTCAACTGTGCTATGAAGGAGGCCACTGTAGAGGCTTTGAAGAGGAAAGGATGGGAGGTCATTGTGTCGGATCTGTATGCCATGAACTTCAATCCTGTCATCTCCAGAAAGGACATCACAG GTAAACTGAAGGACCCCGGGAACTTTCAGTATCCTGCCGAGTCTGTTCTAGCTTATAAAGAAGGCCGTCTGAGCCCGGATATTGTGGCTGAACAAAAGAAGCTGGAAGCGGCAGACCTGGTGATTTTTCAG AGTGGCACTCTGCATTTCTGTGGCTTCCAAGTCTTGGAACCTCAGCTGACGTATGGCATTGGCCACACTCCCGAGGATGCCCGAATTCAGATCCTGGAAGGATGGAAGAAACGCCTGGAGAATATTTGGGATGAGACGCCGCTGTATTTTGCTCCAAGTAGCCTCTTTGACCTAAACTTCCAGGCAGGATTCTTAATGAAAAAGGAGGTGCAGGATGagcaaaaaaataagaattttggcCTTTCTGTGGGCCATCACTTGGGCAAGCCCATCCCAGCGGACAACCAGATCAAAGCTAGAAAATAA